TCGATACCGCCAGCTTCCAGGCGCGCCCGTTCTATGAAAAACAGGGGTACCAGCTGCAGATGTCGCTACAGGATTACCCGTATGAGGGCATGCAGCGGCATTACCTGGCGAAAGCGCTTTAAGCCCCGGATCTGTAGGCCGGGTAAGCGCAGTGCCACCCGGCAAAACCCGCATATAACTTATCCTTCTTATTGATTCTTTTTCGGTTTTTATTTCACCGCTTCGTTGTCGATATAGTCACTACAACATTTAGCAAAAGGAACTGTCTTGTGAAACGTCGATTGGGTGCTCTGGTACTTGCTGGCCTGCTGCTGGCAGGGTGCGATCAAAGTGGCAGCGATGCCAAACACATTAAAGTGGGCGTCATCAACGGCGCTGAACAGGACGTGGCGGAAATCGCCAAAAAGGTGGCAAAAGAGAAATATGGCCTGGACGTGGAGCTGGTCGGCTTCAGCGGCTCGCTGTTGCCCAACGATGCCACCAACCAGGGAGAACTGGATGCCAACGTCTTCCAGCATCGCCCGTTCCTCGCTGAGGATAACAAGGCGCATGGCTACAAGCTGGTGGCCGTGGCGAACACCTTTGTTTTTCCGATGGCCGGCTATTCCCGCAAAATCAAATCCGTCTCTGACCTGAAGGACGGGGCGACGATTGCCATTCCAAACGACCCGACCAATCTTGGCCGCGCGCTGTTGCTGCTGCAAAAGGAGAAGCTCATTACCCTGAAGCCGGGCACCGGGCTGCTGCCGACGGCGCTGGATATTACCGCCAACCCTAAACAGCTGAAAATTATGGAACTGGAAGGGGCACAGCTGCCGCGCGTGCTGGACGATCCGAAAGTGGATGTCGCCATCATCAGCACTACCTATATTCAGCAAACCGGGCTGTCGCCGGTGCATGACAGCGTCTTTATTGAAGACAAAAACTCGCCGTACGTGAACATCGTGGTGACGCGCGAAGACAACAAGGACGCGGAGAACGTGAAGACGTTTATCCAGTCGTATCAGTCGCCTGAAGTGGCAAAAGCGGCTGAGACGATCTTTAACGGCGGGGCGGTGCCGGGTTGGTAAACGATCTGACGGAAAACGGGTTGCTTAAATTGGCCCGATTCCATCGGTAATCGCCCTTTAACCCACTGCGCCAAGTGCGACGGCTGGCTATCCTCCTTATCACACCCACCGGAGGATAGCCCATGAACATTACCCACATTCGCAACGCCACCCAGCTGATTTCCTACGCCGGAAAACGTCTTTTAATCGACCCGATGCTGGCCCCGAAGGGGGCTTATCCGGGCTTTCCCGGCACGGCGTATGCCGAACGCCGTAACCCGACGGTCGAACTCCCCGTTGACGTCAACACGCTGCTGGGCGCCGACGCGGTGATCGTTACCCATACCCATGACGATCACTGGGATCGCACTGCAGCGGAGCTGATCGCCAAAGATAAACCTGTCTACGTGCAAAACGATCGTGACGCCGCGCTGCTGCGCAGCCAGGGATTCAGCAACCTGACGGTCATGACCGACGCGACCTTCTTCGGCGATATTCAGATTACGAAAACCCACGGCGGGCAGCACGGCACCGATCGCGCTTACGCCGTGCCGGAGCTGGCGGAGCGTCTGGGCGAGGCCTGCGGCGTGGTGCTGCGTCATCCCGATGAGAAGACGCTCTATCTTGCCGGGGATACCGTCTGGCGTGACGAGGTGGCGGCCGATCTGCAAAAGCACCAGCCGGACGTGGTGGTGCTGAACGCGGGCTATGCCCACGTTATTGGTTTTGGGCCCATTATTATGGGGCAGGAGGACGTGCTCAACGTTCATTTCCTGCTGCCGCAGGCCAGCATTGTGGCGATCCATATGGAGGCGATTAACCACTGCCTGTTGACCCGCAGCGCGCTGCGTGAGTACGTTGAAGCCAATCAGGTGAGTGACGCAGTGAGCATTCCCCAGGATGGCGAAACCGTTATATTCTGAGTGCATTAAAGGGAAAGGAGAGACAGATGTCGCTAATCAACGTCGCGATTGTCGCGGTAGACGGGTTCAGCCCGTTCCACTACTCCGTTCCCTGCATTCTGTTTGGCGATTCGGTCTCCGGTGAAAAGCGTTTTAACG
This region of Enterobacter asburiae genomic DNA includes:
- the nlpA gene encoding lipoprotein NlpA, translating into MKRRLGALVLAGLLLAGCDQSGSDAKHIKVGVINGAEQDVAEIAKKVAKEKYGLDVELVGFSGSLLPNDATNQGELDANVFQHRPFLAEDNKAHGYKLVAVANTFVFPMAGYSRKIKSVSDLKDGATIAIPNDPTNLGRALLLLQKEKLITLKPGTGLLPTALDITANPKQLKIMELEGAQLPRVLDDPKVDVAIISTTYIQQTGLSPVHDSVFIEDKNSPYVNIVVTREDNKDAENVKTFIQSYQSPEVAKAAETIFNGGAVPGW
- a CDS encoding MBL fold metallo-hydrolase; its protein translation is MNITHIRNATQLISYAGKRLLIDPMLAPKGAYPGFPGTAYAERRNPTVELPVDVNTLLGADAVIVTHTHDDHWDRTAAELIAKDKPVYVQNDRDAALLRSQGFSNLTVMTDATFFGDIQITKTHGGQHGTDRAYAVPELAERLGEACGVVLRHPDEKTLYLAGDTVWRDEVAADLQKHQPDVVVLNAGYAHVIGFGPIIMGQEDVLNVHFLLPQASIVAIHMEAINHCLLTRSALREYVEANQVSDAVSIPQDGETVIF